The following coding sequences lie in one Candidatus Eremiobacteraceae bacterium genomic window:
- a CDS encoding methyltransferase domain-containing protein, producing MTAAAARARKLAGPALAGAALATSFARRRARAARKFTRAGEMYFTREGYEQSSSEAVARHRAARFAGYPRVADLCCGIGSDSVAIARAMQAGGHVDGIDRNADTLACARLNARAYGLESAITFHLGDALAWPLRHDAAFADPSRRTAGGRTARADQYEPPLQAIMERAGELKDRALGVKVAPGLRVDADRLAAMCAAPVELEYVSERGECKEAVIWCGALARGHGARRATVIDAAGTHVLDAQPFRAVAGDMQRFVGEPDPAVIRAGLIGALCAETRATLLDPDVAYMTAGSAPRRPFVRWFEVIESMPFNAKRLRAALRARDIGELVIKTRAFPLRPDEIAVLVKPAGAERAVLLCTTIRGKKTAIVCRAGPDALQSAGA from the coding sequence ATGACCGCAGCGGCAGCTCGTGCGCGCAAGCTGGCTGGCCCGGCTTTGGCGGGCGCCGCCCTGGCGACTTCGTTCGCGCGCCGGCGAGCACGGGCTGCCCGCAAGTTCACGCGCGCCGGCGAGATGTACTTCACGCGCGAGGGCTACGAACAATCGTCATCGGAGGCCGTGGCTCGCCATCGCGCCGCCCGCTTCGCCGGCTACCCCCGCGTCGCCGACCTGTGCTGCGGCATCGGCTCCGATTCCGTCGCGATCGCGCGCGCCATGCAGGCGGGCGGACATGTCGACGGCATCGACCGCAATGCCGACACGCTCGCCTGCGCTCGCTTGAACGCCCGCGCGTACGGCCTTGAAAGCGCGATCACCTTCCATCTCGGTGATGCGTTGGCGTGGCCGCTGCGCCATGATGCAGCGTTCGCCGACCCGTCGCGGCGGACGGCAGGTGGGCGGACCGCTCGAGCGGATCAGTACGAGCCGCCGCTGCAGGCCATAATGGAACGTGCGGGCGAGCTGAAGGATCGCGCGCTGGGCGTGAAAGTCGCTCCCGGCCTGCGGGTGGACGCCGACCGGCTAGCCGCGATGTGCGCAGCGCCGGTCGAGCTCGAGTACGTGTCCGAGCGCGGCGAGTGCAAAGAGGCGGTGATCTGGTGCGGCGCTCTGGCTCGCGGTCACGGCGCGCGACGAGCCACGGTCATCGATGCGGCGGGCACGCATGTGCTCGATGCGCAGCCATTCCGCGCCGTGGCCGGCGACATGCAGCGTTTTGTCGGCGAGCCCGATCCGGCGGTTATCCGCGCCGGCCTGATCGGCGCTCTGTGCGCTGAGACGCGCGCGACGCTGCTCGATCCCGACGTCGCCTATATGACGGCCGGCAGCGCTCCCCGCCGGCCGTTCGTCCGCTGGTTCGAGGTCATCGAGAGCATGCCGTTCAACGCGAAGCGATTGCGCGCCGCATTGCGCGCGCGCGACATCGGCGAACTCGTCATCAAGACGCGCGCGTTCCCGTTGCGCCCCGACGAGATCGCCGTGCTCGTCAAGCCGGCAGGTGCCGAGCGGGCCGTCCTGCTGTGCACGACGATCCGGGGAAAGAAGACCGCGATCGTGTGCAGGGCCGGACCAGACGCGCTGCAAAGCGCGGGCGCATGA
- a CDS encoding NTP transferase domain-containing protein, with translation MISAVIAAAGRLEPAQAREYATDIKALACIGGKTLLATLVDALRGVPEIGRISVVGPRAVREGGLAVDEWSDERASGEENVIAALRSAGGGRCLACAADLPFVTAGAIAALLRLVPPDVRCAYPIFTRSEFLGAFPGARSSFATLADGEWTGGSILVLDAPLMLRNEALIRRGFAARKNLLTLAALLGPALALRYATRRLTVDDVQARLSALIGGNVMAVRGADPALAMDCDEAADFEYARKRFMDAPAR, from the coding sequence ATGATCAGTGCGGTCATCGCGGCGGCCGGCCGCTTGGAGCCGGCGCAAGCCCGCGAGTATGCGACCGACATCAAAGCGTTGGCGTGCATCGGCGGCAAGACGCTGCTCGCCACGCTCGTCGACGCCCTGCGCGGCGTGCCGGAGATCGGCCGCATCAGCGTCGTGGGACCGCGCGCCGTGCGCGAGGGCGGCCTTGCGGTCGACGAGTGGTCGGACGAGCGCGCCAGCGGCGAAGAAAATGTGATCGCCGCGCTGCGCAGCGCCGGCGGCGGCCGTTGCCTCGCGTGTGCGGCCGACCTGCCGTTCGTCACCGCGGGTGCCATCGCCGCCCTGTTGCGCCTCGTGCCGCCCGACGTGCGGTGCGCGTATCCGATCTTCACGCGCTCGGAATTCTTAGGAGCTTTCCCCGGGGCGCGTTCGAGTTTCGCGACGCTTGCCGACGGCGAATGGACCGGCGGCAGCATCTTGGTGCTCGATGCGCCGCTCATGCTTCGCAATGAGGCGTTGATCAGACGCGGGTTCGCGGCGCGCAAGAATCTGCTGACGCTGGCGGCGCTCCTCGGTCCGGCCCTGGCACTGCGCTACGCGACCAGGCGGCTCACGGTCGACGACGTACAGGCGCGTCTGAGCGCGCTGATCGGGGGCAACGTGATGGCGGTGCGGGGCGCAGACCCGGCACTAGCCATGGATTGCGACGAGGCGGCCGACTTCGAATACGCGCGCAAGCGCTTCATGGACGCGCCGGCGCGATGA
- a CDS encoding MFS transporter, with the protein MTRSAPPRVQNQFALSFYWFAWELHWAALLGATLQAEIARFMPPTAYGRATAILGGIGAMLAILSQYGAGRASDVLRKRMPFIIAGTLLDVAALYAFALAPSFGAVVVAFAAVQVSLNIAGGPYQALIPDRIAKAAQGRASAYMGLMRLAGTAAGLLLAKLVVHQPGPGVTPQMYTHSFLVLVSVIAATLLVALAVTLLGVGETDADVAPAQPVLADWPQRASFWWLIVSRALVSSGLYLILPFLGFYLRFAQHVDRYQSASLTLLLVMVGCSLVGTVPAGLLGDRMPKKSIIYIALALLAAGSLALTFTTTLAPIWALAVALGVGWGAYYSVDWALATNLLPPGRAGALMAIWNLGASAPQVAAPIVGGLLVDRVGEASGDLGLGYRLLFALVAAFVGAGAFALSFVRESGEGLARRPP; encoded by the coding sequence ATGACCCGATCTGCACCGCCGCGTGTGCAGAATCAGTTCGCATTGTCGTTCTATTGGTTCGCATGGGAGCTGCACTGGGCCGCGTTGCTCGGCGCGACGCTGCAGGCGGAGATCGCACGCTTCATGCCGCCCACGGCGTACGGGCGCGCCACGGCGATACTCGGCGGCATCGGCGCGATGCTGGCCATCCTCTCTCAGTACGGCGCCGGGCGCGCCTCGGACGTGCTGCGCAAACGCATGCCGTTCATCATCGCCGGCACGCTGCTCGATGTGGCGGCGCTGTATGCGTTCGCGTTAGCGCCGTCGTTCGGGGCGGTCGTCGTCGCCTTCGCAGCGGTGCAAGTCTCGCTCAACATCGCAGGTGGTCCGTATCAGGCGCTGATCCCCGACCGCATCGCCAAAGCCGCCCAAGGGCGCGCCTCTGCATATATGGGGTTGATGCGGCTAGCGGGCACAGCCGCCGGCTTGCTGCTCGCAAAACTGGTCGTGCATCAGCCGGGCCCAGGCGTGACGCCGCAGATGTACACGCATAGCTTTCTCGTCCTGGTCTCGGTCATCGCCGCGACACTGCTGGTCGCGCTCGCCGTCACGCTGCTCGGCGTGGGCGAGACGGACGCCGACGTGGCGCCGGCACAGCCGGTGCTGGCTGATTGGCCGCAGCGCGCCAGCTTCTGGTGGCTGATCGTCTCGCGCGCTCTCGTGAGCTCGGGCTTGTATCTCATCTTGCCGTTCCTCGGCTTCTATCTGCGCTTCGCACAGCACGTCGACCGTTACCAATCGGCCAGCCTGACGCTGCTGCTCGTCATGGTCGGATGCTCGCTCGTGGGAACGGTGCCGGCGGGGCTGCTCGGCGACCGCATGCCGAAAAAATCTATCATCTATATAGCGCTCGCCCTACTCGCAGCAGGGTCGCTTGCTTTGACGTTCACGACCACGCTCGCGCCGATCTGGGCGCTGGCCGTCGCGCTCGGCGTCGGCTGGGGCGCGTATTACTCGGTCGACTGGGCGCTTGCCACGAATCTGCTGCCGCCGGGCCGGGCCGGCGCGCTCATGGCCATCTGGAATCTCGGCGCATCCGCGCCGCAGGTGGCCGCGCCGATCGTCGGCGGACTGCTCGTCGATCGCGTCGGGGAAGCCAGCGGCGACCTGGGGTTGGGGTACCGTCTGCTGTTCGCGCTGGTCGCCGCGTTCGTCGGCGCGGGTGCGTTCGCACTGTCGTTCGTCCGGGAGTCAGGTGAAGGATTGGC